The Humulus lupulus chromosome 3, drHumLupu1.1, whole genome shotgun sequence genome window below encodes:
- the LOC133824844 gene encoding serine carboxypeptidase-like 7 produces the protein MATQPLLLLLLPLLLFFLLQPWTLQLVLSASIVNYLPGFQGPLPFHLETGYIGVGELEDAQIFYYFVKSERRPDKDPLLLWLTGGPGCSAWSGLVYEIGPLNYKIEKYNGSLPKLILNRYSWTKVSNIIFVDSPVGTGFSYSKTSSLNHWNDFKQLDDLYQFFKKWLINYPEFISNPVYIAGDSFAGMIVRALCQLISNGIKESTIPSITLKGYILGNL, from the exons ATGGCGACTcaacctcttcttcttcttcttcttcctctgcTACTCTTCTTTCTGTTACAGCCCTGGACCTTACAGCTTGTGCTGTCTGCCTCCATAGTCAACTATCTCCCTGGTTTTCAAGGACCTCTGCCTTTTCATCTCGAAACAGG gtatatCGGAGTGGGTGAATTGGAGGACGCCCAGATTTTCTACTACTTTGTAAAGTCGGAGAGAAGACCAGACAAAGATCCTCTGTTGTTGTGGCTCACAGGTGGCCCTGGTTGCTCTGCTTGGTCTGGCCTTGTCTATGAAATAG GTCCACTAAATTACAAGATTGAGAAATACAATGGAAGCCTACCCAAGTTGATCTTGAATCGCTACTCCTGGACAAAG GTGTCCAATATAATATTTGTAGACTCACCGGTTGGTACTGGATTTTCATATTCAAAAACTTCATCACTAAATCACTGGAATGATTTTAAACAACTGGACGACCTTTACCAATTTTTCAAAAAG TGGCTGATTAATTATCCAGAGTTTATCTCCAATCCTGTGTATATTGCTGGAGATTCTTTCGCTGGGATGATTGTCCGTGCCCTTTGCCAACTAATCTCAAATG GGATTAAGGAAAGCACCATACCATCTATAACTCTAAAg GGATACATACTTGGGAACCTCTAA